The following proteins come from a genomic window of Daphnia carinata strain CSIRO-1 chromosome 8, CSIRO_AGI_Dcar_HiC_V3, whole genome shotgun sequence:
- the LOC130703766 gene encoding cuticle protein 21-like — translation MKFLVIIALIAVAVAEEYAGKPSYPAPAYAAPAYPAPGYSKSYDYPAQPYNFAYDVKDEPSYNNFGHQETADGKVTSGSYRVVLPDGRTQVFTYKDEGYGLVASVKTEGAIKSYDYKPAYNAPAYPSPAAYPAKY, via the exons ATGAAG TTTTTAGTTATCATCGCTCTGATTGCCGTCGCCGTAGCTGAGGAATACGCTGGCAAGCCCTCCTACCCCGCTCCAGCCTACGCCGCTCCAGCCTACCCTGCTCCAGGATACAGCAAGAGCTACGATTAC CCCGCTCAGCCGTACAACTTTGCGTACGACGTAAAGGATGAGCCATCCTACAACAACTTCGGCCATCAGGAAACAGCTGATGGCAAAGTTACGTCCGGATCCTACAGAGTTGTTCTGCCAGATGGTCGCACTCAAGTCTTCACCTACAAGGACGAAGGTTACGGTTTGGTCGCCTCAGTAAAAACTGAAGGTGCTATCAAATCTTACGATTACAAGCCGGCGTACAACGCCCCAGCGTATCCATCCCCGGCCGCATATCCCGCTAAATACTAA
- the LOC130703773 gene encoding cuticle protein 21-like, with the protein MQFLILAALIAVAVAEIAYPATSVSYDKPSYDYAPQPYSYSYAVKDEASYNDYLHSESSDGKVVTGSYSVALPDGRTQIVTYKADSYGYVADVKYVGEAKYPEYKPAAYSPSYESPAYSTSDPTY; encoded by the exons ATGCAG TTCCTCATCTTGGCCGCCTTAATTGCTGTAGCTGTCGCTGAGATTGCTTATCCGGCAACCTCCGTTTCCTACGACAAACCTTCATACGATTAt GCCCCTCAGCCGTATAGCTACTCCTATGCTGTGAAGGATGAAGCTTCGTACAACGATTATTTGCACTCGGAGAGTAGTGACGGAAAGGTGGTGACCGGATCTTACAGCGTCGCCCTTCCTGATGGCCGCACCCAAATTGTAACATACAAGGCTGACAGCTATGGATACGTAGCTGATGTCAAGTATGTTGGTGAAGCGAAGTATCCCGAGTACAAACCAGCAGCTTACAGCCCCTCTTATGAATCTCCTGCTTATTCTACTTCGGATCCAACCTACTAA
- the LOC130703765 gene encoding larval cuticle protein 65Ag1-like: protein METHGLRVAPDWSKAQHWSCHQFFCNRLHPHTPKTTMQFFVFATLVAVAVAADVYPSTPAPTYSKSYDYPPQPYSFAWEVNDAPSYNNYAHSENSDGKLTTGSYRVVLPDGRTQIVSYKADSNGYVADVKYEGVAKYPEYKPAASYPAPAYQAPAYKEPTY, encoded by the exons ATGGAAACGCACGGCCTTCGTGTCGCTCCAGATTGGTCAA AGGCTCAACATTGGTCATGTCATCAGTTCTTCTGCAACCGTCTTCATCCACACACTCCTAAAACAACCATGCAG TTCTTCGTTTTTGCCACTTTGGTTGCTGTTGCAGTTGCCGCTGATGTCTACCCTTCCACTCCAGCTCCAACTTACAGCAAGAGCTACGATTAC CCCCCGCAGCCATACAGCTTCGCATGGGAAGTCAATGATGCTCCTTCCTACAACAATTATGCCCACTCTGAGAATAGCGATGGGAAGTTGACTACTGGATCTTACCGTGTTGTTCTACCCGACGGCCGCACTCAAATTGTTAGCTACAAAGCTGATAGCAATGGATATGTTGCCGATGTCAAATACGAAGGTGTGGCCAAGTATCCGGAATACAAACCCGCCGCTTCTTACCCAGCTCCTGCTTACCAGGCCCCTGCCTACAAAGAGCCAACTTATTAA
- the LOC130703750 gene encoding methylmalonic aciduria type A protein, mitochondrial-like, with protein MFKFPFYEGTKIPKALNVLRCWSSSSPYAAPKAHQIYQSPQELNAQEKNVVDKLFNGLLSSNRACLAQSITLTESTHPRKCLQARLLLRKALQHCKKCQEENKSFNFRIGLSGPPGAGKSTFLETLGKYLTSQGEKIAVLAVDPSSTTSGGSLMGDKTRMQELSRDMNAFIRPSPSSGHLGGVTRSTNEAIIMCETAGYRTVFVETVGVGQSEYEVADMVDMFVVLIPPAGGDELQGLKRGIMEHSHLVVVNKADGDLVQAALRMQYEYTSSLKFMRPISPNWKPKVMKVSSLTSEGIPELWAVMQEFHQTMIKTGELFETRRKQQRVWMWNYITQHIMQVFREDPRVKSHIREMEKNVEEGLMTAGQAAEILLRRFVPDTVLS; from the exons ATGTTTAAATTTCCATTTTATGAGGGAACTAAGATTCCAAAAGCACTCAACGTATTAAGGTGTTGGTCTTCATCAAGTCCTTACGCTGCCCCAAAGGCCCACCAAATTTACCAATCGCCGCAAGAACTGAATGCTCAAGAAAAGAATGTTGTTGATAAGCTGTTCAATGGCCTGCTGTCATCCAATAGAGCTTGTCTGGCACAGTCTATCACCTTGACAGAGTCAACACATCCTAGAAAATGCTTGCAGGCAAGACTATTGTTAAGAAAAGCCTTACAGCATTGCAAAAAATGCCAGGAAGAAAATAAGTCCTTTAATTTTCGAATTG GACTGTCAGGACCACCAGGTGCTGGAAAATCAACCTTTCTAGAAACTTTGGGAAAGTATCTTACAAGCCAGGGTgaaaaaattgctgttttaGCAGTCGACCCATCGTCTACAACCAGTGGAG GATCATTAATGGGTGACAAAACAAGAATGCAGGAACTTTCAAGGGATATGAACGCGTTCATCCGCCCATCACCATCCAGCGGGCATTTAGGTGGAGTTACTCGCTCTACAAACGAGGCTATAATAATGTGTGAAACTGCTGGTTATAGAACCGTATTCGTAGAAACTGTTG GTGTTGGACAGTCCGAATATGAGGTGGCAGATATGGTTGACATGTTTGTTGTTCTAATTCCTCCTGCTGGAGGTGACGAACTACAA GGATTGAAACGCGGGATTATGGAACATAGCCATCTTGTAGTTGTTAACAAAGCTGATGGAGACTTGGTTCAAGCTGCTCTGAGAATGCAGTACGAATATACTTCGTCCCTCAAGTTCATGCGACCCATATCACCCAACTGGAAACCAAAA GTCATGAAAGTTTCCTCGTTAACAAGCGAAGGTATACCTGAACTATGGGCTGTCATGCAAGAATTTCATCAAACGATGATAAAAACGGGGGAGCTTTTTGAAACGCGCCGCAAACAGCAGCGCGTTTGGATGTGGAATTATATCACTCAACACATTATGCAG GTCTTCCGTGAGGATCCAAGAGTCAAATCTCACATTCgggaaatggaaaagaatGTCGAAGAGGGCCTTATGACTGCCGGCCAAGCTGCCGAAATTCTACTGCGTCGTTTTGTACCCGATACTGTACTGTCATGA
- the LOC130703733 gene encoding uncharacterized protein LOC130703733, producing MRFRILYAYLLLQVTVKSEEKWKWSSSSPSISSTEATVAITSQPERNYRYTGLATAKLVEADSYNTPTTEHVEKYAVATIQEVRDDSSYSSAEIRTSVNDTYEVVYDDAYVQKSLQEAKDNEARSHLKEKLCRLGLAKECISVDAKSYDFGIHPSSISYVQPVAIVAVGEPIPAVPLGFGQQRALKHSKSSSSKSKGHPASRFGGPSLLPIGPYGGNGLGGYGSFGSLGGITSQPIPARLPPAPVQHVHQHQVVGSPQIISPPYSAPPPAAPAVYQSLPSYNPPPTVYQPSPPPYQPPPQVYQPSPPAYNPPLRQEYNNPAPAVYNPPPRQEYSNPAPAVYNPPPRQEYTNPTPVYSPPPSRPYNQISSQSYNNGGSSYAQREQCYCVPVDQCASYDIVGRDARNYEIDPRSKLNSTIVLDYDIVVKQPEERQYVSGSSSDAIRPRRQPSQRRQDVSSPGPEGPSPVTSDAAVGKSEELLRDVTKSIGSIRQQKSIYGGPYGEEGNVENRQRIKRADASSNEVSPRTYDYGKGFKKAFGKGYAVPFPVATPVAVPQPYGVPYAVPQPVPVAQPYAVPQPVPVRVPVVQHVPVQVPVAVPVRVEVPVHVPVRVEVPVRVDVPVPVAAPYPVPVAYEQPIQVHHHYHRQHHIPPPPYVPPPAPYYPPKASVYQPQLHSGQETYSSPSYGTPTQGYSGPVPNYATASASYGQSPYYGSEVKEASATGPIPQTHYAAAQGSYGTAQETTGYDSITVQSAAVGNPDNSLRVSRTNERPRTRNSGVRFIDSRSDQIESSSSPGSPKTSSVKFENSKRKRSPQRRDFLENEGKQTSQINGNTDGRQLGGYQSCSYPQVCCRSPPKTNRYSNGAPPGTCGKRNPQGVNGRIKSLPHADGEAEFGEYPWQVAILKKDQYDNVYVCGGALVGPSHILTVAHCIKGNAPRDLRIRLGEWDVNRETEFYPHIEKDVISVIIHPEYYPGNLYNDIAVIKFEGAIDFGYNPHIAPICIPQRYQDFTGSRCWVSGWGKDAFETGGKYQNILKEVDLTVVANSECENKLRRTRLGYEFKLDHGFLCAGGEEGKDACKGDGGGPLVCESQGSWFLAGLVSWGVGCGQYDIPGVYSKVSEYSDWVKKMVVF from the exons ATGAGATTCAGAATTCTTTACGCGTATTTGCTCTTACAAGTGACTGTTAAGTCTGAGGAAAAGTGGAAATGGTCCTCATCAAGCCCATCGATTTCTTCAACGGAAGCCACCGTAGCAATCACAAGCCAGCCAGAGCGTAATTATCGATATACTGGACTAGCTACAGCAAAATTAGTGGAAGCAGACTCTTATAACACTCCAACCACCG AGCATGTGGAGAAATATGCAGTGGCTACTATACAAGAAGTGAGAGATGACAGCAGTTACAGCTCTGCCGAAATCCGCACGTCGGTCAATGACACGTATGAAGTGGTTTACGACGATGCCTACGTCCAGAAGAGTTTGCAAGAAGCCAAGGATAATGAAGCTCGCAGTCATTTGAAAGAGAAACTCTGCAGACTCGGCTTAGCAAAAGAG TGCATCTCAGTGGATGCGAAATCGTACGACTTTGGTATCCATCCCAGCTCTATTTCATACGTCCAGCCTGTAGCTATTGTAGCGGTTGGAGAGCCCATTCCAGCTGTTCCACTTGGTTTTGGCCAGCAACGGGCATTAAAACACAGCAAAAGCTCATCTAGCAAATCGAAAGGGCATCCTGCCAGCAGATTTGGAGGTCCGTCTTTGCTCCCGATTGGCCCTTACGGCGGTAATGGCCTGGGTGGTTATGGATCATTCGGTAGTTTAGGAGGTATAACATCGCAACCCATACCCGCAAGACTTCCACCAGCTCCTGTACAGCATGTCCATCAGCATCAAGTAGTGGGATCTCCTCAAATCATATCACCTCCTTACAGCGCTCCTCCGCCAGCTGCTCCTGCGGTCTACCAATCTCTACCCTCTTACAATCCTCCACCCACGGTGTATCAACCATCTCCCCCACCTTACCAACCTCCTCCCCAAGTTTATCAACCTTCTCCTCCAGCTTACAATCCTCCACTCAGACAAGAGTACAACAATCCGGCCCCAGCAGTTTACAATCCTCCACCCAGACAAGAATATAGCAATCCTGCTCCCGCAGTTTACAACCCTCCACCAAGACAAGAGTATACCAACCCTACTCCCGTTTACAGCCCACCTCCTTCACGGCCTTACAATCAAATTTCATCGCAGTCCTATAATAATGGAGGAAGCTCTTACGCTCAGCGGGAGCAATGCTATTGCGTTCCGGTGGATCAGTGCGCATCCTACGATATCGTTGGACGCGATGCACGAAACTATGAAATAGATCCGCGATCCAAACTGAATTCAACCATTGTTCTCGATTACGATATCGTTGTCAAACAGCCGGAAGAAAGGCAATATGTTTCCGGTTCGTCAAGTGATGCAATCCGTCCCCGCCGGCAGCCCTCGCAACGAAGGCAGGACGTTAGCAGTCCAGGGCCCGAAGGACCTAGTCCCGTCACTTCTGATGCTGCAGTC GGAAAATCTGAAGAACTCTTAAGAGATGTTACGAAATCAATCGGCTCGATTCGACAGCAAAAGTCGATCTACGGTGGGCCGTACGGAGAGGAGGGCAACGTTGAGAATCGCCAACGAATTAAGAGAGCAGATGCTTCATCGAATGAAGTCTCCCCTAGAACCTACGATTACGGCAAGGGGTTTAAAAAAGCATTTGGTAAAGGCTACGCTGTTCCCTTTCCAGTAGCAACACCTGTCGCTGTTCCGCAACCATACGGAGTGCCTTACGCCGTGCCCCAGCCAGTACCCGTTGCCCAACCATACGCTGTACCGCAACCTGTACCCGTTCGAGTTCCCGTTGTCCAACATGTCCCCGTTCAAGTTCCTGTCGCTGTTCCAGTAAGAGTAGAAGTGCCCGTCCACGTCCCAGTCCGTGTCGAAGTTCCAGTGCGTGTAGATGTCCCTGTGCCGGTAGCAGCACCTTACCCAGTGCCTGTAGCTTACGAACAACCGATTCAAGttcatcatcattatcatcGTCAACATCACATTCCTCCCCCACCATACGTTCCTCCACCAGCTCCTTATTATCCTCCGAAAGCGTCCGTCTATCAGCCTCAACTACATTCGGGCCAAGAGACTTACAGTTCCCCATCTTACGGTACCCCCACTCAGGGTTATAGCGGTCCAGTACCTAATTATGCCACAGCTTCGGCCAGTTACGGACAATCTCCGTATTATGGCTCTGAAGTGAAAGAAGCGTCGGCTACAGGCCCTATTCCACAAACTCATTATGCAGCAGCGCAGGGAAGTTATGGGACGGCGCAGGAAACAACTGGCTATGATTCAATCACCGTGCAATCCGCTGCCGTTGGTAATCCGGACAACAGCTTGCGTGTTTCGAGAACGAATGAAAGGCCCAGAACTCGTAATAGTGGGGTTCGTTTTATCGATTCACGATCGGATCAAATTGAAAGCTCCTCCTCTCCTGGCTCGCCAAAGACGTCTTCTGTTAAGTTTGAGAATTCAAAGAGGAAGAGATCACCTCAGAGAAGAGATTTCCTCGAGAATGAAGGCAAACAAACGTCTCAAATCAATGGG AACACTGACGGCCGTCAACTTGGCGGATATCAAAGCTGTAGTTACCCGCAGGTCTGTTGCCGCAGTCCACCAAAAACGAACAGATATTCGAATGGCGCACCACCGGGTACGTGCGGAAAACGAAATCCGCAAGGTGTGAACGGCCGGATCAAGAGTTTGCCTCACGCTGATGGTGAAGCTGAATTCGGCGAATATCCATG GCAAGTGGCCATTTTGAAGAAGGATCAATATGATAATGTCTATGTTTGTGGAGGAGCCCTTGTTGGCCCTTCTCACATCCTCACTGTGGCTCATTGCATCAAAGG CAACGCTCCGCGTGATTTACGAATCCGATTGGGCGAGTGGGATGTCAATCGTGAGACGGAATTCTATCCTCATATTGAAAAAGATGTAATATCAGTCATTATTCATCCGGAATACTATCCGGGTAATCTCTATAACGACATTGCCGTTATCAAATTCGAAGGAGCTATCGACTTTGGTTACAA CCCACATATTGCACCGATTTGCATACCACAACGATATCAAGATTTCACTGGTTCTCGCTGTTGGGTTTCCGGCTGGGGTAAAGACGCGTTTGAAACCGGAGGCAAATACCAGAATATTCTCaaa GAAGTGGACCTAACTGTGGTCGCTAATTCCGAATGCGAAAACAAACTACGTCGGACACGACTCGGATATGAATTTAAATTGGATCACGGCTTCCTCTGCGCCGGAGGTGAAGAAGGCAAAGACGCTTGCAAG GGCGATGGTGGCGGTCCACTAGTTTGCGAGAGTCAAGGTAGCTGGTTTTTGGCCGGCCTTGTCAGCTGGGGTGTAGGTTGCGGTCAGTACGACATACCTGGAGTGTACAGCAAAGTATCAGAGTACTCCGATTGGGTTAAAAAAATGGTCGTCTTCTAA
- the LOC130703763 gene encoding homeobox protein HMX3-like: MENQINQSLSFANLSDEPLDLSLRKNQRETENDNPDVSVKRLKVTAKLWQTREVMRPQVSLQRIVSDRQRSEMNAVEAITPESLPKDREKDRGTKDLDSRDSSKVRHPPKKRKRFTITELFVLEKVFEVKMFVTPREIQEVARLLDIENDRIKHWFQARRQKWKKETPCRKESVAALVDYNLRRYENWKAHH, encoded by the exons ATGGAGAACCAAATCAATCAGAGTTTGAGCTTTGCGAATCTTAGTGACGAACCGCTTGATTTGAGTTTACGGAAGAATCAGcgtgaaacagaaaatgataATCCCGATGTGTCCGTTAAGCGGCTAAAAGTGACGGCAAAGTTGTGGCAAACAAGAGAAGTAATGCGTCCTCAAGTATCTCTACAACGTATCGTGTCGGATAGACAGCGTTCGGAAATGAACGCAGTTGAGGCCATCACTCCCGAATCCCTGCCGAAAGATAGGGAAAAGGATCGCGGGACGAAGGACTTGGATTCCAGAGACTCTTCTAAGGTACGGCATCCGCCAAAGAAACGCAAGCGCTTCACAATTACTGAGCTTTTCGTGCTGGAGAAGGTGTTTGAAGTGAAAATGTTTGTAACACCCAGGGAAATCCAGGAAGTGGCACGGTTACTGGACATTGAAAATGACCGG ATTAAACATTGGTTTCAAGCTCGACGtcagaaatggaaaaaagagaCCCCTTGCAGAAAAGAAAGTGTGGCCGCGTTGGTCGATTATAACCTGCGTCGTTACGAGAATTGGAAAGCTCATCATTGA